One window from the genome of Moorena sp. SIOASIH encodes:
- a CDS encoding DJ-1/PfpI family protein, whose protein sequence is MAGKQILMLVGDFVEDYEVMVPFQGLQMVGHTVDAVCPDKKAGDIVRTAVHDFEGDQTYTEKPGHNFTLNATFDGINPEDYDALVIPGGRAPEYIRLNQDVIKIVQHFAQANKPIAAICHGAQLLAAADVLQGKKCSAYPACSPDVTRAGGTYADIPVDEAVVDGNLVTAPAWPAHPRWLAEFLKVLGTRIEH, encoded by the coding sequence ATGGCAGGAAAGCAAATCTTAATGCTCGTAGGTGACTTTGTAGAAGACTACGAAGTGATGGTCCCCTTCCAAGGGTTGCAGATGGTAGGACATACCGTTGATGCTGTCTGTCCTGACAAAAAAGCTGGGGACATTGTTCGTACAGCGGTTCATGACTTTGAAGGAGACCAGACTTACACTGAGAAGCCTGGTCACAACTTTACCCTCAATGCCACCTTTGATGGGATCAATCCTGAAGATTATGATGCCCTAGTGATTCCAGGGGGGCGAGCACCAGAATACATCCGCCTCAATCAAGATGTGATCAAAATCGTGCAGCACTTTGCCCAAGCGAACAAACCAATCGCAGCAATTTGTCATGGTGCTCAATTGTTGGCAGCAGCAGATGTACTTCAGGGTAAAAAATGTTCCGCTTATCCAGCCTGTAGTCCCGATGTTACCCGTGCTGGTGGAACCTATGCTGACATCCCAGTAGATGAAGCAGTAGTAGACGGTAATTTAGTCACAGCTCCCGCTTGGCCTGCTCATCCCCGGTGGCTAGCAGAATTCCTCAAGGTTTTGGGTACTCGTATCGAGCATTGA
- the moeB gene encoding molybdopterin-synthase adenylyltransferase MoeB — MLNPNLDEIQLSKDEYERYSRHLILPEVGLDGQKRLKAASVLCIGSGGLGSPLLLYLAAAGIGNLGLVDFDVVDSSNLQRQVIHGTSWVGKPKIQSAKERILEINPHCQVDLYETLLNSENALEIMAPYDIIVDGTDNFPTRYLVNDACVLLNKPNVYGSIFRFEGQATVFNYEGGPNYRDLFPEPPPPGMVPSCAEGGVLGILPGIIGVIQATETVKIILGKGDTLSGRLLLYNSLNMTFRELKLGLNPERPVIEKLIDYQQFCGIPQAKEEEAKRQMDIKEMNVQELKELMDSGADDFVLIDVRNPHEYDIAKISGSVLVPLPEIEQGSGVAKVKELVNGHRLIAHCKKGGRSAKALGILKEAGIEGINVKGGITAWSQEIDSSVPQY, encoded by the coding sequence ATGTTAAATCCCAATCTAGATGAAATCCAATTAAGTAAAGACGAATACGAACGTTACTCCCGACACCTGATTTTGCCCGAAGTTGGGTTAGATGGACAAAAACGCCTCAAAGCTGCCAGTGTCCTATGTATAGGTAGTGGTGGATTAGGTTCACCCCTATTGCTGTATCTTGCTGCTGCTGGAATTGGAAACTTAGGTCTAGTCGATTTCGATGTTGTAGATAGTTCTAACCTCCAACGTCAGGTAATTCACGGGACTTCGTGGGTAGGTAAACCCAAAATTCAGTCGGCCAAAGAGCGGATTCTAGAAATCAACCCTCACTGTCAGGTAGACCTCTACGAAACCCTGCTGAATTCCGAGAATGCCTTGGAAATCATGGCACCCTATGACATTATCGTCGATGGTACAGATAACTTTCCCACCCGTTACCTAGTCAATGATGCCTGTGTGCTTCTGAATAAGCCAAACGTCTATGGTTCTATTTTCCGGTTTGAGGGACAGGCGACAGTGTTTAATTACGAAGGTGGTCCCAACTACCGCGACTTGTTCCCTGAGCCCCCACCACCAGGAATGGTACCTTCCTGTGCAGAAGGAGGGGTTTTGGGCATTTTGCCAGGAATTATTGGGGTGATCCAAGCAACGGAAACGGTCAAAATTATTTTAGGCAAGGGCGATACCCTCAGTGGACGTTTGTTGCTGTACAACTCTTTAAATATGACTTTCCGGGAATTGAAACTGGGACTCAATCCAGAACGACCGGTCATTGAGAAGTTGATTGACTATCAACAATTCTGTGGCATTCCCCAAGCTAAAGAAGAGGAAGCCAAACGCCAGATGGATATCAAAGAGATGAATGTCCAGGAGCTCAAGGAACTCATGGATAGTGGTGCGGATGATTTTGTTTTGATTGATGTCCGCAATCCCCATGAGTATGATATTGCTAAGATTTCTGGCTCAGTTCTAGTGCCATTACCGGAGATTGAACAGGGTTCTGGTGTAGCAAAAGTCAAGGAACTGGTTAATGGTCATCGCTTGATTGCCCATTGTAAGAAGGGAGGTCGCTCAGCTAAAGCATTGGGAATTTTGAAAGAGGCTGGTATTGAAGGGATTAATGTCAAAGGAGGTATTACTGCCTGGAGTCAGGAAATTGATTCATCAGTACCGCAATATTAA
- a CDS encoding reverse transcriptase domain-containing protein has product MWSVHKSANIALDGIEEVNKGVRSIRYADDMIIILKPKDNAEKVLEKVKSFLSQRGLEVNLEKTKLTKTTDGFDFL; this is encoded by the coding sequence GTGTGGTCAGTCCACAAAAGCGCCAATATCGCACTAGATGGAATAGAAGAGGTAAATAAAGGTGTCAGAAGCATCAGATATGCAGACGACATGATTATTATACTAAAGCCAAAAGACAACGCTGAAAAGGTGTTAGAAAAAGTTAAAAGTTTCCTTTCCCAACGCGGTCTGGAAGTAAATCTTGAGAAGACCAAGTTAACCAAAACGACAGACGGGTTTGACTTCCTATGA
- a CDS encoding M67 family metallopeptidase: MGMGLKLDTEHQLAIESHAESTYPEECCGLLLGKHRGEVKTLVEVLPTPNNWDAEAADAYPTVEGKHQGDYSRQRRFSIAPEVLMRAQKDARDRNLDIIGIYHSHPDHPAVPSEFDRAIAWQQYSYIIVAVEEGKACDFRSWSLDEHHQFQPEETIMIKG; the protein is encoded by the coding sequence ATGGGTATGGGCTTAAAACTGGACACTGAGCATCAACTGGCAATTGAAAGCCACGCAGAGAGCACCTATCCTGAAGAGTGCTGCGGTTTACTATTGGGTAAGCACCGGGGTGAGGTGAAAACGCTGGTTGAGGTATTACCCACACCGAACAACTGGGATGCTGAAGCGGCTGATGCCTATCCTACGGTTGAGGGCAAACATCAGGGAGATTATAGCAGACAGCGCCGATTCAGCATTGCTCCTGAGGTGCTAATGCGGGCACAAAAAGACGCACGCGATCGCAATCTCGATATAATCGGGATCTATCACTCTCATCCGGATCACCCAGCGGTACCTTCAGAATTTGATCGTGCGATCGCTTGGCAGCAATACTCGTATATTATTGTTGCTGTTGAGGAAGGTAAAGCCTGTGACTTCAGAAGTTGGAGCCTGGATGAACACCACCAGTTCCAGCCAGAAGAAACTATCATGATCAAAGGTTAA
- a CDS encoding Rpn family recombination-promoting nuclease/putative transposase: protein MRFISPKTDFAFKKIFGSDQSKDILISFLNAMIYSGESVIQDLEILDPYSAGDVVELKDTYLDVKAVLEDRTTVLIEMQIWNVEAFEKRVVYNLCKTYGNQLKSGQGYFDLNPVIALTITDFQLFPSTQKVISCFCFQEKEERLAYQENELKMVFVELPKFTKQLEELESVIDKWIYFIKEAPSLEIIPDNLREIPQLEKALTIANQAGLSVSELEKLRKQEMVLEDTRGALSLAQREGIEQGIIQGIEQGIIQGIEQGIIQGRVQGERRVILRQLERRFGKLTSNIMALIEALTNQELDRLSEAIWDFQTSEDLLNWLQQNSN, encoded by the coding sequence ATGAGATTCATTAGTCCCAAAACTGACTTTGCTTTCAAGAAAATCTTTGGCTCAGATCAAAGTAAGGATATTCTGATTTCCTTTCTCAATGCCATGATCTACTCTGGGGAGTCGGTAATCCAGGATTTAGAAATCCTTGACCCCTATAGTGCCGGGGATGTAGTGGAGTTAAAAGACACTTATCTGGATGTTAAGGCAGTATTAGAGGATCGAACAACTGTGCTGATTGAAATGCAAATCTGGAATGTAGAGGCTTTCGAGAAGCGAGTGGTGTATAACTTGTGCAAAACCTATGGGAATCAACTAAAGTCGGGACAGGGATATTTCGATCTAAATCCAGTCATTGCTTTAACCATCACCGATTTTCAACTGTTCCCATCAACACAGAAAGTAATTAGCTGTTTTTGCTTTCAAGAAAAAGAAGAGCGATTGGCTTATCAGGAAAATGAATTAAAGATGGTGTTTGTGGAACTACCGAAATTCACTAAACAGCTGGAAGAGTTAGAAAGTGTGATAGATAAGTGGATATATTTTATCAAAGAAGCGCCCAGCTTAGAAATTATTCCTGACAATCTCAGGGAAATCCCACAGCTAGAAAAAGCCTTAACTATAGCCAATCAAGCGGGCTTGAGTGTGTCAGAATTGGAAAAACTCCGCAAGCAGGAGATGGTCTTGGAGGACACACGAGGTGCATTGAGTCTAGCTCAACGGGAAGGAATAGAACAGGGAATAATACAGGGAATAGAACAGGGAATAATACAGGGAATAGAACAGGGAATAATACAGGGACGAGTACAAGGGGAAAGAAGGGTAATATTGCGACAGCTTGAGCGCCGTTTTGGCAAACTAACCAGTAATATCATGGCATTAATCGAAGCTTTGACGAATCAAGAGCTAGACCGTTTATCAGAAGCCATCTGGGATTTTCAGACCAGTGAAGACTTACTCAACTGGCTCCAACAGAACTCTAACTAA
- a CDS encoding HNH endonuclease, translating into MSNTAHRKFRKEKKVSRYKAKKLCEKGFPVVGYEQNQHVNVKGTKSPYDGDLIYWSQRNSVLYDNLTAKALKKQNHSCGHCGHKFLSDESVHLHHVDGNHDNWKQKNLLAVHQSCHQEIHWSKPKGKPKG; encoded by the coding sequence ATGAGCAACACCGCTCACCGAAAATTCCGAAAGGAAAAGAAAGTAAGTCGGTACAAAGCTAAGAAACTATGCGAAAAGGGATTCCCAGTCGTGGGGTATGAACAAAACCAGCACGTAAATGTCAAAGGAACTAAGTCTCCATATGACGGAGACTTAATATACTGGAGTCAAAGGAATTCAGTACTATATGACAACCTTACAGCAAAAGCTTTGAAAAAGCAGAACCATTCCTGTGGACACTGTGGACACAAGTTCCTAAGCGACGAATCTGTACACCTTCATCATGTAGATGGAAACCACGACAATTGGAAGCAAAAGAACTTATTAGCTGTACACCAAAGCTGCCACCAAGAAATCCATTGGAGCAAACCGAAAGGTAAACCGAAAGGTTGA
- a CDS encoding reverse transcriptase N-terminal domain-containing protein → MSNRYSDLWKSQKWKQLRRNLFRLQRRVYKAVRDGDLRKARSLQKLILKSRSAQLLAVRQVTQLNQGKRTPGIDGRSSLNYRQRMELAQALNDYGHDWKHNRLREIPIPKKNGKIRVLKVPTIADRAWQCLAKYALEPAHEATFSAFSYGFRTGRCAQDAQKILFLNLCSNKNGINKRVIELDIKKCFDRISHSSIMDRLLAPAGLKMGIFRCLKAGINLEFPEQGTPQGGVVSPQKRQYRTRWNRRGK, encoded by the coding sequence ATGTCAAATAGATATAGTGACCTATGGAAAAGCCAAAAGTGGAAACAACTCCGCCGGAATCTTTTCCGCCTACAGAGGAGAGTGTATAAAGCAGTTCGAGATGGTGACTTGAGGAAAGCACGGTCTTTACAAAAACTGATTCTGAAGTCCCGCTCAGCACAACTACTGGCTGTCCGTCAAGTGACACAGCTCAATCAGGGTAAACGTACCCCTGGAATTGATGGCCGGTCAAGTCTCAATTACAGACAGCGAATGGAACTGGCTCAAGCATTGAACGATTACGGCCACGACTGGAAACATAATCGACTTCGTGAAATCCCAATCCCTAAAAAGAATGGGAAAATAAGAGTGCTAAAAGTGCCTACAATCGCTGATAGAGCATGGCAGTGTCTAGCAAAATACGCTCTAGAACCCGCCCATGAAGCGACGTTCAGTGCCTTCAGCTACGGGTTTAGGACTGGCAGATGTGCCCAAGACGCACAAAAAATTCTGTTTTTAAACCTATGCTCAAACAAGAACGGCATCAACAAAAGAGTAATTGAACTAGACATCAAGAAGTGTTTTGACCGCATATCCCACAGCTCCATTATGGATAGATTGCTAGCCCCTGCGGGTCTGAAGATGGGGATATTCAGATGTCTAAAAGCAGGCATCAATCTGGAATTCCCAGAGCAAGGCACGCCCCAAGGAGGTGTGGTCAGTCCACAAAAGCGCCAATATCGCACTAGATGGAATAGAAGAGGTAAATAA